A DNA window from Streptomyces bacillaris contains the following coding sequences:
- a CDS encoding AraC family transcriptional regulator has translation MDPLAGLLDGPRARGAFLLRMVMEPPWAVRVADHAPICLMSVTRGAAWIVPSEGAGPVRLEPGEVAVVRGPHPYTVADAATTEPHALVGPGGHCTTLHGEPLSQEMVLGVRTWGNAAQGSTAVLVGTYLMDGEISRRLLDALPPLLRLPAADRTGPLLRLLDTEIARDEPGQHVVLDRLLDLLLIAVLRGWFARPGAEAPAWYRAMGDPVVGVALRLLQDDPAHPWTVASLAARAGVSRAGLARRFTELVGEPPMAYLTGWRLALAADLLRESDATVEAVGRKVGYSAPFAFSTAFKRVRGVSPQEYRGNLPERQQNLPGR, from the coding sequence ATGGACCCTCTCGCCGGACTCCTGGACGGACCACGGGCCCGGGGCGCCTTTCTCCTGCGCATGGTGATGGAGCCGCCCTGGGCGGTGCGGGTCGCGGACCACGCCCCGATCTGCCTGATGTCGGTGACCCGGGGCGCGGCGTGGATCGTCCCCTCCGAGGGGGCCGGGCCGGTGCGGCTGGAGCCCGGTGAGGTCGCGGTGGTACGGGGCCCCCACCCGTACACCGTCGCGGACGCGGCCACCACCGAGCCGCACGCGCTGGTCGGCCCCGGCGGTCACTGCACAACTCTGCACGGGGAGCCGCTCTCCCAGGAGATGGTGCTGGGGGTACGGACCTGGGGCAACGCGGCCCAGGGGTCGACGGCGGTCCTCGTCGGCACCTATCTGATGGACGGCGAGATCAGCCGCCGACTGCTCGACGCCCTGCCTCCGCTGCTCCGGCTTCCCGCCGCCGACCGGACCGGCCCGCTGCTGCGGCTGCTCGACACGGAGATCGCGAGGGACGAACCGGGGCAGCACGTGGTGCTGGACCGGCTGCTCGACCTGCTGCTCATCGCCGTGCTGCGCGGCTGGTTCGCCCGGCCGGGAGCGGAGGCCCCCGCCTGGTACCGGGCGATGGGCGACCCCGTCGTCGGGGTGGCCCTCCGGCTGCTCCAGGACGACCCGGCGCACCCCTGGACCGTCGCCTCGCTCGCTGCCCGGGCCGGGGTGTCGCGGGCCGGGCTCGCCCGCCGGTTCACCGAGCTGGTGGGCGAGCCTCCGATGGCGTACCTCACCGGCTGGCGGCTCGCGCTCGCCGCCGATCTGCTCCGGGAGAGCGATGCGACGGTCGAGGCCGTGGGCCGGAAGGTGGGCTACAGCGCCCCGTTCGCGTTCAGTACGGCGTTCAAGCGCGTCCGGGGAGTGAGTCCGCAGGAGTACCGCGGTAACTTGCCGGAGCGGCAACAGAACTTGCCCGGGCGCTGA
- a CDS encoding NAD(P)H-binding protein has protein sequence MGTVLVTSGTGKTGRRVAERLTEQGVPVRAGSRNASPTGVAAGGKSGGVRFDWADPSGWAVALDGTEAAYVAYPPDLAVPGAAEAMAEFGRLAAQAGVRRVVLLSGRGEARAALAEEALRGAAGGVGPTVVRSAFFAQNFSEGALLDSVLGGELVFPAGSAAEPFVDLDDVADVVVAALTGEGHAGAVYELTGPRSLTFREAAEELGRAAGRPVRYVPVSAAAYAEVLEGFGVSGPEAGFLAELFATLLDGHNSATTDGVRRVLGREAKDFTAFAREAARGGAWHAPVHRAARG, from the coding sequence ATGGGAACGGTTCTGGTGACGAGCGGCACCGGCAAGACCGGCCGCCGGGTGGCGGAGCGGCTGACGGAACAGGGGGTGCCGGTCCGGGCCGGTTCACGGAACGCGTCGCCGACGGGCGTGGCGGCGGGCGGCAAGAGCGGTGGGGTGCGCTTCGACTGGGCGGACCCGTCGGGGTGGGCGGTCGCGCTGGACGGTACGGAGGCCGCCTATGTGGCGTACCCCCCGGATCTGGCGGTGCCCGGCGCGGCGGAGGCGATGGCGGAGTTCGGGCGGCTCGCGGCACAGGCCGGGGTGCGCCGGGTGGTGCTCCTGTCGGGGCGCGGCGAGGCGCGGGCGGCCCTCGCGGAGGAGGCGCTGCGGGGTGCGGCCGGGGGCGTCGGGCCGACCGTCGTGCGGTCGGCGTTCTTCGCGCAGAACTTCAGCGAGGGGGCCCTGCTGGACAGCGTGCTCGGGGGTGAGCTGGTCTTCCCGGCCGGGTCGGCGGCGGAGCCGTTCGTGGACCTGGACGATGTGGCCGATGTGGTGGTGGCCGCGCTGACCGGGGAGGGGCACGCGGGGGCGGTCTACGAGCTGACGGGGCCCCGGAGCCTGACGTTCCGGGAGGCGGCGGAGGAGTTGGGGCGGGCGGCCGGGCGGCCGGTGCGGTACGTGCCGGTGAGCGCGGCGGCGTACGCGGAGGTGCTGGAGGGGTTCGGGGTGTCCGGCCCCGAGGCGGGGTTCCTGGCCGAGTTGTTCGCGACGCTGCTCGACGGCCACAACTCCGCCACCACCGACGGTGTGCGGCGGGTGCTGGGGCGGGAGGCGAAGGACTTCACCGCGTTCGCCCGTGAGGCCGCCCGGGGCGGCGCCTGGCACGCCCCTGTGCACCGGGCCGCGCGCGGCTGA
- a CDS encoding LysR family transcriptional regulator, protein MELELRHLRTVRAIADTGSLTKAAATLGLAQPALSAQLRRIEKALGGTLFERDHTGARATPLGELVLERARVVLPAVSELQAEAVRFANATGPLERFRLGGTHGPLLGGLVDRIATANPAAPVSTYTSWSVDEIAALTIDGRLDFALIGTCGESPPPLAERLVWEVVGVDPVFVMLPEDHPLAGEKELELAALADQCWADVPGDGCFADCFATACARAGFTPVSVYETDTSSVVHLVQVGRAIGLCRATFPPVPGLVTRPLAGAPLSWRHLLGWHPHSPAADAAAAAVAGQTRTAYAEAVSRSPSYAQWLAENPRFGLVS, encoded by the coding sequence ATGGAGCTGGAGTTGCGCCATCTCAGAACCGTCCGTGCCATCGCCGACACCGGCAGCCTCACCAAGGCGGCCGCCACGCTGGGCCTCGCCCAGCCCGCTCTCAGCGCCCAGTTGCGGCGGATCGAGAAGGCCCTGGGCGGCACGCTCTTCGAGCGTGACCACACGGGGGCCCGCGCCACTCCGCTCGGCGAACTGGTGCTGGAGCGGGCCCGTGTGGTGCTGCCCGCGGTGAGCGAACTCCAGGCGGAGGCGGTGCGGTTCGCCAACGCCACCGGGCCGCTGGAGCGGTTCCGGCTCGGCGGTACGCACGGCCCGCTGCTCGGTGGCCTGGTCGACCGGATCGCCACGGCGAACCCGGCCGCGCCGGTCTCGACGTACACCTCGTGGTCGGTGGACGAGATCGCCGCCCTGACCATCGACGGGCGCCTGGACTTCGCGCTGATCGGCACGTGCGGCGAGAGCCCGCCTCCGCTGGCCGAGCGGCTGGTCTGGGAGGTGGTGGGGGTGGACCCGGTCTTCGTGATGCTGCCGGAGGACCACCCGCTGGCCGGGGAGAAGGAGCTGGAACTCGCCGCGCTGGCGGACCAGTGCTGGGCGGACGTTCCCGGCGACGGCTGTTTCGCGGACTGTTTCGCCACGGCCTGCGCCCGGGCGGGGTTCACCCCGGTGTCGGTCTACGAGACGGACACCTCGTCCGTCGTCCATCTGGTGCAGGTCGGGCGGGCGATCGGGCTCTGCCGGGCCACGTTCCCGCCGGTCCCCGGCCTGGTGACCCGGCCGCTCGCCGGTGCGCCGCTCAGCTGGCGCCATCTGCTGGGCTGGCACCCGCACTCCCCCGCCGCGGACGCCGCGGCGGCGGCGGTGGCGGGCCAGACCCGCACGGCGTACGCGGAAGCCGTGTCGCGCAGCCCCAGCTACGCGCAGTGGCTGGCGGAGAACCCGCGCTTCGGGCTGGTCAGCTGA
- a CDS encoding 4a-hydroxytetrahydrobiopterin dehydratase, whose amino-acid sequence MSAEPLSRTETEHRLESLPGWALEGDRITRTYRLPSHLAAAALTMHIARIQEELNHHSELTLGYNTVALSVHTHDAGGAVTEKDLGLATRVAAAAPDHGAV is encoded by the coding sequence ATGTCCGCCGAACCGCTGTCGAGGACCGAGACCGAACACCGGCTGGAATCGCTGCCCGGCTGGGCGCTGGAGGGCGACCGGATCACCCGGACCTACCGGCTGCCCTCGCATCTCGCCGCCGCCGCGCTGACCATGCACATCGCGCGGATCCAGGAGGAGCTGAACCACCACTCCGAGCTGACGCTCGGCTACAACACGGTCGCTCTGTCCGTCCATACGCACGACGCGGGCGGCGCGGTCACCGAGAAGGACCTCGGGCTGGCCACCCGGGTCGCGGCGGCCGCACCGGACCACGGAGCGGTGTGA
- a CDS encoding helix-turn-helix domain-containing protein, whose amino-acid sequence MTTVSPDTGVGPLLRGWRELRRISQLELALRADSSARHISFVETGRSRPSEEMILRLADHLDIPVRERNALLVVAGYAPRYPHTPLDDPAMASVREGLVRLLAGYEPYPALVVDGTYDVVAANRGIALLMEGISEELLVPPLNAMRITLHPAGLAPRILNLPEWRADLLAQMERQIALVRSPELRTLYEEVAAYPVESRGAGDGLGTGADAGSEGRDRERTPSFALPLVIEHEGRVLSFIASIATFNTPMDVTVAELAIETFLPADRETGAYLRERLA is encoded by the coding sequence ATGACCACTGTCTCCCCCGACACGGGCGTGGGGCCACTGCTGCGCGGCTGGCGGGAGCTGCGGCGGATCAGCCAGCTGGAACTGGCGCTCCGCGCGGACTCCTCGGCCCGCCACATCTCCTTCGTCGAGACGGGCCGCTCGCGCCCGAGCGAGGAGATGATCCTGCGGCTGGCCGACCACCTGGACATCCCCGTACGGGAACGCAACGCCCTGCTGGTGGTCGCCGGTTACGCGCCCCGCTATCCGCACACCCCGCTCGACGACCCCGCGATGGCGTCGGTGCGCGAGGGGCTGGTCCGGCTGCTCGCGGGGTACGAGCCGTATCCGGCGCTCGTCGTCGACGGCACGTACGACGTGGTGGCGGCCAACCGGGGCATCGCCCTGCTCATGGAGGGGATCTCCGAGGAACTGCTCGTCCCGCCGCTCAACGCCATGCGGATCACCCTCCACCCGGCGGGGCTCGCACCGCGCATCCTGAATCTGCCGGAGTGGCGGGCGGATCTGCTGGCGCAGATGGAACGGCAGATCGCGCTCGTACGGTCGCCCGAGCTGCGGACGCTGTACGAGGAGGTGGCCGCGTATCCGGTGGAGAGCCGGGGAGCCGGGGACGGTCTTGGAACCGGGGCCGACGCGGGGAGCGAGGGCCGGGACCGGGAGCGTACGCCGTCGTTCGCCCTGCCTCTGGTGATCGAGCACGAGGGCCGGGTGCTGTCGTTCATCGCCTCGATCGCCACGTTCAACACGCCGATGGACGTGACCGTGGCAGAGCTGGCCATCGAGACGTTCCTGCCCGCGGACCGGGAGACCGGGGCCTATCTGCGCGAGCGGCTCGCGTAG
- the secD gene encoding protein translocase subunit SecD encodes MTRATTVRAVLAAAVLLVSVFISLTMSPRLGLDLQGGTRMVLQAKDSATVEADRETTDRTLEVLRQRIDSLGVAEPVLTRSGEDRIIVELPDVQDPRQAAAVIGRTAQLSFHEVLGAAPPGTDPAPKPETGEKRLILPDEQGTQLDLGPSRLSGAGVKDASASFEAQQAAGWTVKLDFHKDAGKDWTKLTGEAACHPAGDERRRVAIVLDEKVISSPQVDPSVGCQAGLPSGGTQITGSFSAKEARDLALLIKGGALPVPVEIVEQRTVGPTLGAQAIDASTQAALIGAAATALFITIVYRVFGALAAVALAAYGVISYAALVGLGVTLTLPGLAGFVLAIGMAVDANVLVFERAREECQAQPTRSLRSALTTGFQKAFSAVADSNITTLLAAGLLFFLGSGPVKGFGVTLAIGVIASMFSALVIARALTEIAAGSRFVSDYRGVNGIARPGSVRTWLTRKDPQLFRRPVRWLAVSTALVAVAVAGIVVRGIDLGVEFTGGRLVEYSTSRPVDVETARSTLAAAGFGDAEITTAGDGDISVRTGKLDNDGEHALREALATEGGETTKVRDELIGPSLGDELRRNALIALGVAVLVQLAYLAVRFRWTFAVGAVAGMAHDVIIVVGAFAWLGRPVDGIFLAALLTVIGYSVNDSVVVFDRVRELWGRNRKTPLATISDRAVLQTVPRTVNTGMGALMILVALAVLGGDSLTDFALALLIGIVVGTWSSVFTAVPAALVLERTTSAPPPIPGKSSKSGRARAPRRDPADNGARV; translated from the coding sequence ATGACTCGCGCCACCACGGTGCGAGCGGTCCTGGCTGCCGCCGTGCTGCTCGTCTCCGTCTTCATCTCGCTGACCATGTCACCCAGACTCGGCCTGGATCTCCAGGGCGGCACCCGTATGGTGCTCCAGGCCAAGGACTCCGCCACCGTCGAGGCGGACCGGGAGACCACCGACCGCACCCTGGAGGTCCTGCGCCAGCGCATCGACTCCCTCGGGGTCGCCGAACCCGTCCTCACCCGCTCCGGCGAGGACCGCATCATCGTCGAACTGCCCGACGTCCAGGACCCGCGCCAGGCCGCGGCCGTCATCGGCCGCACCGCCCAGCTCAGCTTCCACGAGGTCCTCGGCGCCGCGCCCCCCGGCACCGACCCCGCTCCCAAGCCCGAGACGGGGGAGAAACGGCTGATCCTCCCCGACGAGCAGGGCACGCAGCTCGACCTCGGCCCCTCTCGGCTCTCCGGCGCGGGCGTCAAGGACGCCTCCGCCTCCTTCGAGGCACAGCAGGCCGCAGGCTGGACGGTGAAGCTCGACTTCCACAAGGACGCTGGCAAGGACTGGACGAAGCTCACCGGTGAGGCCGCCTGCCACCCCGCCGGGGACGAGCGCCGGCGCGTCGCGATCGTCCTCGACGAGAAGGTCATCTCCTCGCCCCAGGTCGACCCCTCGGTCGGCTGCCAGGCCGGACTGCCCTCCGGCGGCACCCAGATCACCGGCTCCTTCAGCGCCAAGGAGGCCCGCGACCTTGCCCTGCTGATCAAGGGCGGCGCCCTGCCCGTCCCCGTCGAGATCGTCGAACAGCGGACCGTCGGCCCGACGCTCGGCGCCCAGGCCATCGACGCCAGCACGCAGGCGGCGCTCATCGGCGCCGCCGCCACCGCGCTCTTCATCACCATCGTCTACCGCGTCTTCGGCGCCCTGGCCGCCGTCGCCCTCGCCGCGTACGGAGTGATCTCGTACGCCGCACTCGTCGGCCTCGGCGTCACGCTCACGCTCCCCGGGCTCGCCGGGTTCGTCCTGGCGATCGGGATGGCGGTCGACGCGAACGTCCTTGTCTTCGAACGGGCCAGAGAGGAGTGTCAGGCCCAGCCGACACGTTCTCTGCGCTCGGCGCTGACCACCGGCTTCCAGAAGGCGTTCAGCGCCGTGGCCGACTCGAACATCACCACGCTCCTCGCCGCCGGGCTGCTCTTCTTCCTCGGCTCGGGCCCGGTCAAGGGCTTCGGTGTCACCCTCGCCATCGGTGTCATCGCCTCGATGTTCTCCGCGCTGGTCATCGCCCGCGCGCTCACCGAGATCGCGGCGGGCTCCCGCTTCGTCAGCGACTACCGGGGCGTCAACGGCATCGCGCGCCCCGGCAGCGTACGGACCTGGCTCACCCGCAAGGACCCGCAGCTCTTCCGCAGGCCGGTCCGCTGGCTCGCCGTCTCCACCGCCCTGGTCGCCGTCGCGGTGGCGGGGATCGTGGTGCGCGGGATCGACCTGGGCGTCGAGTTCACCGGGGGCCGGCTCGTGGAGTACTCCACCAGCCGCCCGGTCGACGTCGAGACCGCCCGCTCCACGCTCGCCGCCGCCGGCTTCGGTGACGCCGAGATCACCACGGCGGGCGACGGCGACATCTCCGTACGCACCGGAAAGCTCGACAACGACGGGGAACACGCCCTGCGGGAGGCGCTGGCCACCGAGGGCGGTGAGACGACGAAGGTACGGGACGAGCTGATCGGCCCGAGCCTCGGCGACGAGCTGCGGCGCAACGCGCTGATCGCCCTGGGCGTCGCCGTGCTCGTGCAGTTGGCCTATCTGGCGGTCCGGTTCCGCTGGACGTTCGCCGTGGGGGCGGTGGCCGGGATGGCGCACGACGTGATCATCGTGGTAGGGGCCTTCGCCTGGCTGGGGCGGCCCGTGGACGGCATCTTCCTGGCCGCCCTGCTCACCGTCATCGGCTACTCGGTCAACGACTCGGTGGTGGTCTTCGACCGGGTGCGGGAGCTGTGGGGCAGAAACCGCAAGACACCCCTGGCCACCATCTCCGACCGGGCGGTCCTCCAGACCGTTCCCCGGACGGTCAACACCGGCATGGGCGCCCTCATGATCCTGGTCGCCCTCGCGGTGCTGGGCGGCGACTCGCTGACCGACTTCGCGCTGGCCCTGCTCATCGGCATCGTCGTGGGCACCTGGTCCTCGGTCTTCACCGCCGTACCGGCCGCGCTCGTCCTGGAACGCACCACCAGCGCACCCCCGCCCATCCCGGGGAAGTCCTCCAAGTCGGGGCGCGCCCGCGCACCCCGCCGCGATCCGGCGGACAACGGGGCCCGCGTCTGA
- a CDS encoding rod shape-determining protein, which translates to MPGHGLVADPFLGSGPDGDGERPVRRGRIVDPESCGRLLGRIADAALGPDRTDSVIVLSHPVLAGAVHRNAARELLAGLGPTHVLALSSARAAAAYAGPHDAGPLLVVDMGAELTEVTLLVGGRIADARQAETGLSDLDPATLPATLVGTVLDMVKSMWRQDRHGAIRGALRKGPVLAGGGALRPEVTDRIARCLGTPVRLADDPSTTVVRGAGQILSSVLRHGVTPAASLPGRTR; encoded by the coding sequence GTGCCCGGCCACGGCCTGGTCGCGGACCCGTTCCTCGGCAGTGGCCCCGACGGGGACGGAGAGCGGCCGGTCCGGCGCGGGCGCATCGTCGACCCCGAGTCCTGCGGGCGGCTCCTCGGCCGGATCGCGGACGCCGCCCTCGGGCCCGACCGGACGGACAGCGTGATCGTCCTCAGCCACCCCGTCCTCGCCGGAGCCGTCCACCGCAACGCCGCGCGCGAGCTGCTCGCCGGGCTGGGGCCCACCCACGTCCTGGCCCTCAGCAGCGCTCGCGCCGCCGCCGCGTACGCCGGACCGCACGACGCCGGTCCGCTGCTCGTCGTCGACATGGGCGCCGAGCTGACCGAGGTGACGCTCCTCGTCGGCGGCCGGATCGCGGATGCCCGGCAGGCCGAGACAGGGCTCAGCGACCTGGACCCGGCGACGCTGCCCGCCACCCTGGTCGGTACGGTCCTGGACATGGTGAAGTCCATGTGGCGCCAGGACCGGCACGGCGCGATCCGCGGTGCCCTGCGCAAGGGCCCGGTGCTCGCCGGTGGCGGGGCGCTGCGCCCCGAGGTCACCGACCGGATCGCCCGGTGCCTCGGCACCCCCGTGCGGCTGGCGGACGACCCGTCGACCACCGTCGTCCGGGGCGCCGGACAGATCCTCAGCTCCGTGCTCCGCCACGGGGTGACGCCCGCCGCCTCTCTGCCCGGCCGAACGAGGTGA
- the ligA gene encoding NAD-dependent DNA ligase LigA, which produces MTNSAAVLADAAAYAAAVEEASRAAAAYYATGESTLDDDAYDRLARGIAAYEAAHPDEIHESSPTGKVAGGAAVGDVPHTVPMLSLDNVFSAEQFVSWTASLERRIGRPVAAWSVEPKLDGLAVAARYRAGRLEQLITRGDGTAGEDVSHAAAAVVGLPERLDAPVTLEVRGEILMTNEQFEQGNAIRTEHGGAPFANPRNGAAGTLRAKDRAYRVETTFFAYGALPLAGSGEITETLTELPHSELLAYVAGLGVHTAAATEVAPVRVSTVEEVQARVEEIAALRAALPFGIDGIVIKADLAADQREAGSGTRAPRWAIAHKLPAVEKITRLLSVEWNVGRTGIIAPRAVLEPVEIDGSTVGYATLHNPADITRRDLRLGDQVMVYKAGDIIPRIEAPVAHLRTGDETPIAFPESCPQCGSEIDMSEQRWRCTRGRNCRLVASVSYAAGRDQLDIEGLGATRVVQLVDAGLVTDFADLFTLERDQLLALDRMGETSTDNLLAAIETARSRPLSRVFCALGVRGTGRSMSRRIARYFATMDHIVAADAESLQRVDGIGKEKAAAVVEELAELAPLIGKLVRAGVTMTEPGATPPPEPGTEEQEGAGAGAELPLAGMKVVVTGAMTGALEKLSRDQMNELIERAGGKSSSSVSARTSLLVAGEKAGSKRTKAEGLGIRIADPEEFAELLADFLTGEGTAVTETGEAGPAGEAAAAVAVAEAVVEVAAVAEAVSEAEVVAVAEAVAEAEAGRDAGETEVVQAVQA; this is translated from the coding sequence ATGACGAACTCAGCCGCTGTGCTCGCCGATGCCGCCGCCTATGCCGCCGCGGTCGAAGAGGCCTCCCGGGCCGCCGCCGCGTACTACGCCACGGGCGAGAGCACCCTCGACGACGACGCCTACGACCGGCTGGCGCGCGGGATCGCCGCGTACGAGGCGGCGCATCCCGACGAGATACACGAGTCATCACCGACCGGGAAGGTGGCGGGCGGGGCCGCCGTCGGGGACGTTCCGCACACCGTGCCGATGCTCTCGCTGGACAACGTGTTCTCGGCCGAGCAGTTCGTGAGCTGGACCGCCTCGCTGGAGCGGCGCATCGGCAGACCGGTCGCGGCCTGGAGCGTGGAGCCGAAGCTCGACGGCCTCGCGGTCGCCGCCCGCTATCGGGCCGGCCGCCTGGAGCAGCTGATCACCCGGGGCGACGGCACGGCGGGCGAGGACGTCTCGCACGCCGCCGCAGCGGTAGTCGGCCTGCCCGAGCGGCTGGACGCACCGGTCACGCTGGAGGTGCGCGGCGAGATCCTCATGACGAACGAGCAGTTCGAGCAGGGCAACGCGATCCGCACGGAGCACGGCGGCGCCCCCTTCGCCAACCCGCGCAACGGAGCTGCGGGCACCCTGCGCGCCAAGGACCGGGCCTACCGGGTGGAGACGACGTTCTTCGCGTACGGGGCCCTGCCGCTCGCCGGTTCGGGGGAGATCACCGAGACCCTCACCGAGCTGCCCCACAGCGAACTCCTCGCGTACGTCGCGGGGCTCGGCGTGCACACGGCCGCGGCCACGGAGGTGGCGCCGGTCCGGGTGTCCACCGTGGAGGAGGTGCAGGCGCGGGTGGAGGAGATAGCCGCCCTGCGGGCCGCGCTGCCGTTCGGCATCGACGGCATCGTGATCAAGGCGGACCTCGCGGCCGACCAGCGCGAGGCCGGCTCCGGCACCCGGGCGCCGCGCTGGGCCATCGCCCACAAGCTGCCCGCCGTGGAGAAGATCACCCGTCTCCTCTCCGTCGAGTGGAACGTGGGCCGCACGGGCATCATCGCGCCGCGCGCCGTGCTGGAGCCCGTCGAGATCGACGGATCGACCGTCGGGTACGCCACCCTGCACAACCCGGCCGACATCACCCGCCGCGATCTGCGCCTGGGCGACCAGGTCATGGTCTACAAGGCGGGCGACATCATCCCGCGCATCGAGGCCCCCGTCGCCCATCTGCGCACCGGGGACGAGACGCCGATCGCCTTCCCCGAGAGCTGCCCGCAGTGCGGCTCCGAGATCGACATGAGCGAGCAGCGCTGGCGCTGTACCCGGGGCCGCAACTGCCGCCTGGTCGCCTCCGTCTCGTACGCGGCGGGCCGCGACCAGCTCGACATCGAGGGCCTCGGGGCAACCCGGGTCGTCCAGCTCGTCGACGCGGGCCTGGTCACGGACTTCGCCGACCTGTTCACCCTGGAGCGGGACCAGCTCCTCGCCCTGGACCGGATGGGCGAGACCTCCACCGACAATCTCCTCGCCGCCATCGAGACCGCCCGCTCCCGTCCGCTCTCGCGGGTCTTCTGCGCCCTGGGCGTACGGGGGACGGGGCGCTCCATGTCCCGCCGGATCGCGCGGTACTTCGCGACCATGGACCACATCGTCGCCGCCGACGCCGAGTCCCTCCAGCGGGTCGACGGCATCGGCAAGGAGAAGGCCGCGGCGGTCGTCGAGGAGCTGGCGGAGCTGGCCCCGCTGATCGGGAAGCTCGTCCGGGCCGGGGTGACGATGACGGAGCCGGGGGCCACCCCGCCGCCGGAGCCCGGCACGGAGGAGCAGGAGGGCGCGGGGGCCGGTGCGGAACTGCCGTTGGCGGGGATGAAGGTGGTGGTCACGGGCGCCATGACCGGGGCGCTGGAGAAGCTGTCGCGCGATCAGATGAACGAGCTGATCGAGCGGGCGGGCGGGAAGTCGTCCTCCAGCGTCTCCGCGCGCACCAGCCTGCTGGTAGCGGGGGAGAAGGCCGGTTCGAAGCGGACCAAGGCGGAGGGGCTGGGGATCCGGATCGCGGACCCGGAGGAGTTCGCGGAGCTGCTGGCGGACTTCCTGACGGGGGAGGGCACGGCGGTCACGGAGACCGGGGAGGCCGGGCCGGCCGGCGAGGCCGCGGCGGCTGTTGCGGTGGCGGAGGCTGTGGTGGAGGTGGCCGCTGTGGCGGAGGCGGTGAGCGAGGCCGAGGTGGTGGCCGTGGCAGAGGCTGTGGCGGAGGCCGAGGCTGGGCGGGACGCCGGGGAGACGGAGGTCGTGCAGGCCGTACAGGCGTAG